In one Streptomyces sp. NBC_01241 genomic region, the following are encoded:
- a CDS encoding C40 family peptidase, translated as MAAHRKPKQRSYTGSAARTAATLAFAGAATAAVLPGSAHADPQRTPAQIKAEVDRLYHDAEVATEQYNGAKEQATAAADAVDTLRDEAARKTERLNASRNALGSLAAAQYRTGGLDPSVQLALSSDPDQYLERASYVDRIGDRQAAEVGEVERQVAQIAQLRSQAKDELAALAARQTELKERKAAIRAKLAEVQRLLATLSPAERAAYEGSDGVRSAGRVDRGTARGPVLASNARAAEAIAFAYGALGKPYVWGATGPSSFDCSGLTQAAWRSAGVSLPRTTYTQINAGQHVSRSELAPGDLVFFYSGISHVGLYIGNGQMIHAPRPGAPVRIAPIDHMPFAGATRVA; from the coding sequence GTGGCAGCGCACCGGAAACCCAAGCAGCGCTCGTACACCGGCTCTGCTGCCCGCACCGCGGCCACCCTGGCCTTCGCCGGGGCCGCCACCGCTGCCGTACTACCGGGGTCGGCACACGCCGACCCCCAGCGAACCCCCGCCCAGATCAAGGCCGAGGTGGACCGGCTCTACCACGACGCGGAGGTCGCCACCGAGCAGTACAACGGTGCGAAGGAGCAGGCGACCGCCGCCGCCGATGCCGTCGACACCCTGCGCGACGAGGCCGCCCGCAAAACCGAGCGCCTCAACGCCTCGCGCAACGCACTGGGTTCGCTCGCCGCCGCGCAGTACCGCACCGGCGGCCTCGACCCGTCCGTACAGCTGGCGCTCTCCTCCGACCCCGACCAGTACCTGGAGCGCGCGTCGTACGTGGACCGGATCGGCGACCGCCAGGCCGCCGAGGTCGGCGAGGTGGAGCGGCAGGTCGCCCAGATCGCCCAGCTGCGCTCGCAGGCCAAGGACGAGCTGGCGGCGCTGGCGGCGCGCCAGACCGAGCTGAAAGAACGCAAGGCGGCGATCAGGGCCAAACTGGCCGAAGTGCAACGGCTCCTCGCCACCCTGTCCCCGGCCGAACGCGCCGCCTACGAGGGCTCGGACGGCGTGCGTTCCGCCGGCCGCGTCGACCGCGGCACCGCGCGCGGCCCCGTACTGGCCTCCAACGCCCGCGCCGCCGAGGCCATCGCGTTCGCGTACGGGGCGCTCGGCAAGCCGTACGTCTGGGGCGCGACCGGCCCGTCCTCGTTCGACTGCTCCGGGCTCACCCAGGCCGCCTGGCGCTCCGCCGGCGTCTCGCTGCCCCGGACCACGTACACCCAGATCAACGCCGGGCAGCACGTCTCGCGCTCCGAACTGGCCCCGGGCGACCTGGTGTTCTTCTACTCGGGCATCAGCCACGTCGGGCTCTACATCGGCAACGGCCAGATGATCCACGCCCCGCGCCCGGGAGCGCCGGTCCGGATCGCGCCCATCGATCACATGCCCTTCGCCGGAGCTACCCGGGTGGCATAG
- a CDS encoding C40 family peptidase: MPALASHRKPRTRVRTTTPAVGLTTAALASVTLLSTQSAMAAPAPKAGIEDVQKQVDDLYRQAGTATQQYNQAKEAAATQRTKVDALLDDVAKRADQLNEARRTLGTYAAAQYRSGTIAPSATFFLADDPQSYFDQNQLMNRMTSRQQKAITDFRTQQTKAAKKRAEAVQSLETLTTTQTTLRTSKQDVQKKLGEARALLSQLTAEEKARLAELERKKEAEARRKAEELAKQQAAAKAEADRKAAEAAKEAGSGTGTGTGTGTGTGTGTGTSTGSDSSATTKAEKVLAFARAQIGKPYVWGATGPSSYDCSGLTQAAWKAAGVDIPRTTWDQVKTGTRVATADLRPGDLVFFYDDISHVGIYKGDGMMIHAPKPGANVREESIYYMPIYGSVRPA, translated from the coding sequence ATGCCGGCCTTGGCATCGCATCGCAAGCCGCGCACCCGGGTGCGCACCACCACACCGGCCGTCGGGCTCACGACGGCGGCACTGGCGTCCGTGACCCTGCTCTCCACGCAGAGCGCGATGGCCGCCCCCGCTCCGAAAGCCGGCATCGAGGACGTCCAGAAGCAGGTCGACGACCTCTACCGGCAGGCGGGCACCGCGACCCAGCAGTACAACCAGGCGAAGGAGGCCGCCGCCACCCAGCGCACCAAGGTCGACGCCCTGCTGGACGATGTCGCCAAGCGCGCCGACCAGCTCAACGAGGCCCGCAGGACGCTCGGCACGTACGCGGCCGCGCAGTACCGCAGCGGCACCATCGCACCGAGCGCCACCTTCTTCCTGGCCGACGACCCGCAGTCGTATTTCGACCAGAACCAGCTGATGAACCGGATGACCAGCCGGCAGCAGAAGGCGATCACGGACTTCCGTACGCAGCAGACCAAGGCGGCGAAGAAGCGTGCCGAGGCGGTGCAGAGCCTGGAGACGCTGACCACGACGCAGACCACGCTGCGCACCAGCAAGCAGGACGTCCAGAAGAAGCTGGGCGAGGCGCGCGCGTTGCTGTCGCAGCTGACCGCCGAGGAGAAGGCGCGGCTCGCGGAGCTGGAGCGGAAGAAGGAGGCGGAGGCCCGGCGCAAGGCGGAAGAACTGGCCAAGCAGCAGGCCGCCGCCAAGGCGGAGGCGGACCGCAAGGCGGCGGAGGCCGCGAAGGAAGCGGGTTCCGGCACCGGTACGGGCACCGGTACGGGCACCGGTACGGGCACCGGTACGGGCACGAGCACCGGCTCGGACAGCAGCGCCACCACCAAGGCGGAGAAGGTCCTCGCCTTCGCCCGCGCCCAGATCGGCAAGCCGTACGTCTGGGGCGCGACGGGCCCGTCCTCGTACGACTGCTCCGGGCTCACCCAGGCGGCGTGGAAGGCCGCGGGCGTCGACATCCCGCGCACCACCTGGGACCAGGTGAAGACAGGCACCCGGGTCGCGACGGCGGACCTGCGCCCGGGCGACCTCGTCTTCTTCTACGACGACATCAGCCACGTCGGCATCTACAAGGGTGACGGGATGATGATCCACGCGCCGAAGCCGGGGGCGAATGTGCGCGAGGAGTCGATCTACTACATGCCGATCTACGGCAGCGTGCGGCCGGCGTAG